One region of Enterobacter ludwigii genomic DNA includes:
- the yciV gene encoding 5'-3' exoribonuclease has product MGSALSDTTYAIIYDLHSHTQASDGLLTPEDLVHRAVEMRVGTLAITDHDTTDAIPAARAEIARSGLALNLVSGVEISTVWENHEIHIVGLNIDIDHPALRAFLQEQKTRRNQRAEMIGERLEKAHIPGALEGAQKLANGGAVTRGHFARFLVEVGKATTMADVFKKYLARGKTGYVPPQWCTIKQAIDVIHHSGGKAVLAHPGRYNLSAKWLKRLLAHFAECGGEAMEVAQCQQAPNERAQLATYARQFGLLGSQGSDFHQPCAWIELGRKLWLPAGVEPVWTLWEQPQQIEEREV; this is encoded by the coding sequence CAGCCATACACAGGCCTCTGATGGCCTACTGACACCCGAGGACCTGGTTCATCGTGCCGTTGAAATGCGCGTCGGTACGCTGGCGATAACCGATCACGATACGACAGATGCCATTCCGGCGGCGCGCGCCGAAATCGCCCGCAGCGGGCTGGCGCTTAATCTGGTGTCCGGTGTCGAAATCTCCACCGTCTGGGAAAACCATGAAATTCATATTGTTGGCCTGAATATCGATATAGACCATCCGGCACTTCGGGCCTTTTTGCAAGAACAAAAAACGCGCCGCAACCAGCGCGCAGAGATGATTGGTGAACGTCTGGAAAAGGCGCATATTCCGGGCGCGCTGGAAGGTGCTCAAAAGCTGGCGAACGGCGGGGCGGTCACGCGCGGTCATTTCGCCCGTTTTCTGGTAGAGGTGGGCAAAGCCACGACAATGGCGGATGTTTTTAAAAAATATCTTGCTCGCGGGAAAACCGGATACGTTCCGCCACAGTGGTGTACAATAAAACAAGCTATTGATGTGATTCATCATTCTGGTGGCAAGGCCGTGCTGGCCCATCCGGGGCGATATAATCTTTCTGCTAAATGGCTGAAAAGACTGCTGGCACACTTTGCCGAATGCGGTGGTGAGGCGATGGAAGTCGCCCAGTGTCAGCAGGCGCCCAATGAGCGCGCGCAGCTCGCAACTTATGCCCGTCAGTTCGGCCTGCTTGGGTCACAAGGGTCTGATTTCCATCAGCCTTGCGCCTGGATCGAACTGGGGCGCAAGCTCTGGCTGCCCGCTGGCGTTGAGCCTGTCTGGACGCTCTGGGAACAGCCGCAGCAAATTGAAGAGAGGGAAGTATGA
- the rluB gene encoding 23S rRNA pseudouridine(2605) synthase RluB — translation MSEKLQKVLARAGHGSRREIEAIIEAGRVSVDGKIATLGDRVEIVPGLKIRIDGHLISVKESAEQICRVLAYYKPEGELCTRNDPEGRPTVFDRLPKLRGARWIAVGRLDVNTCGLLLFTTDGELANRLMHPSREVEREYAVRVFGQVDENKLRDLSRGVQLEDGPAAFKTIKFTGGEGINQWYNVTLTEGRNREVRRLWEAVGVQVSRLIRVRYGDILLPKGLPRGGYTELDLTQTNYLRELVGLTPETTSKVAVEKDRRRMKANQIRRAVKRHSQVSSNRRSGSRNNNG, via the coding sequence ATGAGCGAGAAGTTACAGAAAGTGCTGGCGCGCGCCGGCCACGGCTCACGCCGTGAAATCGAAGCCATTATTGAAGCGGGCCGCGTGAGTGTGGACGGTAAAATCGCCACGCTGGGCGACCGCGTAGAAATTGTACCGGGGCTGAAGATCCGTATTGACGGTCATCTTATCTCCGTAAAAGAGTCCGCTGAACAGATTTGCCGCGTGCTGGCTTACTACAAGCCGGAAGGCGAACTGTGTACCCGCAACGACCCGGAAGGTCGCCCGACGGTGTTTGACCGTCTGCCTAAACTGCGTGGCGCTCGCTGGATTGCAGTAGGTCGTCTGGACGTGAATACCTGCGGTCTGCTGCTGTTTACCACCGATGGTGAACTGGCAAACCGTCTGATGCACCCAAGCCGTGAAGTGGAACGTGAATACGCCGTGCGCGTCTTTGGTCAGGTTGATGAGAATAAACTGCGCGATCTGTCGCGCGGCGTTCAGCTGGAAGACGGTCCTGCTGCGTTCAAAACCATCAAATTTACCGGTGGTGAAGGTATTAACCAGTGGTACAACGTAACGCTGACCGAGGGCCGTAACCGCGAAGTACGTCGTCTGTGGGAAGCCGTCGGCGTTCAGGTGAGCCGCTTGATCCGCGTCCGTTACGGCGACATTCTGCTGCCAAAAGGTCTGCCGCGTGGCGGTTATACCGAACTGGATCTGACGCAAACTAACTATCTGCGCGAGCTGGTTGGTCTGACGCCAGAAACCACCTCTAAAGTGGCAGTAGAGAAAGATCGTCGTCGCATGAAGGCGAATCAGATCCGTCGTGCGGTGAAACGCCACAGCCAGGTGAGCAGCAACCGCCGTTCCGGCAGCCGTAACAACAACGGTTAA
- the cobO gene encoding cob(I)yrinic acid a,c-diamide adenosyltransferase has product MSEERHQQRQQRLKEQVDARVAAAQDERGIIIVFTGNGKGKTTAAFGTATRAVGHGQKVGVIQFIKGIWPNGERNLLEPHGVEFQVMATGFTWNTQNRETDTAACLAVWEHAKRMLADPSLNMVLLDEITYMVAYDYLPLEAVLDALKNRPAHQTVIVTGRGCHRDILELADTVSELRPVKHAFDAGIKAQIGIDY; this is encoded by the coding sequence ATGAGTGAAGAACGCCATCAGCAGCGCCAGCAGCGTCTGAAAGAACAGGTCGATGCTCGCGTCGCGGCAGCCCAGGACGAACGCGGGATCATCATCGTGTTCACCGGCAACGGTAAAGGTAAAACCACTGCCGCATTTGGTACCGCTACGCGTGCCGTCGGGCACGGGCAGAAAGTCGGTGTCATCCAGTTTATCAAAGGCATATGGCCCAACGGCGAGAGGAATTTGCTTGAGCCTCATGGCGTCGAGTTTCAGGTAATGGCGACCGGGTTTACGTGGAATACCCAGAACCGGGAAACGGACACCGCCGCCTGTCTCGCCGTCTGGGAACATGCCAAAAGAATGCTGGCCGATCCTTCGCTAAACATGGTGCTACTGGATGAGATCACCTATATGGTCGCCTACGACTACCTGCCTCTGGAAGCAGTGCTGGATGCGCTGAAGAACCGTCCTGCACATCAGACGGTGATCGTCACGGGGCGTGGGTGTCATCGGGATATTCTGGAGCTGGCAGATACCGTCAGCGAGCTGCGTCCGGTGAAACATGCGTTTGATGCGGGTATCAAAGCGCAAATCGGGATTGATTACTAA
- a CDS encoding threonylcarbamoyl-AMP synthase, translating into MSQFFYIHPDNPQPRLINQAVEIVRKGGVIVYPTDSGYALGCKIEDKGAMERICRIRQLPDGHNFTLMCRDLSELSTYAYVDNVAFRLIKNNTPGNYTFILKGTKEVPRRLLQEKRKTIGMRVPSNPIAQALLETLGEPMLSTSLMLPGSEFTESDPEEIKDRLEKVVELIIHGGYLGQQPTTVVDLTEDAPEVIREGVGDVKPFL; encoded by the coding sequence ATGAGTCAATTTTTCTATATCCATCCGGATAACCCGCAGCCACGCCTGATTAACCAGGCCGTAGAGATCGTTCGCAAAGGCGGTGTCATTGTCTATCCGACCGATTCTGGCTATGCGCTGGGCTGCAAAATTGAAGACAAAGGGGCGATGGAACGCATTTGCCGTATTCGCCAGCTGCCGGACGGCCATAACTTTACCCTGATGTGTCGCGATCTCTCTGAGTTGTCGACCTATGCTTATGTGGATAACGTGGCGTTTCGCCTGATCAAGAACAACACGCCGGGTAATTACACGTTCATCCTGAAAGGGACGAAAGAGGTTCCGCGCCGTCTTCTGCAGGAAAAACGTAAAACCATCGGCATGCGCGTACCGTCGAACCCGATTGCTCAGGCGCTGCTGGAAACCCTCGGCGAACCTATGCTCTCGACCTCGCTGATGCTGCCGGGAAGTGAATTTACCGAATCCGATCCGGAAGAGATCAAAGATCGTCTGGAGAAGGTCGTTGAGTTGATTATTCACGGTGGCTATCTCGGACAGCAGCCGACCACCGTGGTCGACTTGACCGAAGATGCACCAGAAGTGATTCGTGAAGGCGTGGGTGATGTTAAGCCTTTCTTGTAA